The Meiothermus ruber DSM 1279 genome includes the window CCGCCGAGGCAGCCGCGGCCTACAAAGAAGCTTCGCGGCTGGCAGTGGGCATGGAGCATTACTGGAACCTGATCGACGCCTCGGCCATGTTTGTAGAGGCCGGGATGGGCCTCGAGGCCCTGCAAGCCCTGCAAGAGGCCGAGCTCGAGGCCCCGGAGCTGGAAGACCCCGAGGAGGCCGCCACCCGCTACTATCTGATCGCGCGCAGCCACCTCCTGCTGGGCAACCCCAACCTGGCCCTCGAGGCCATCCAGCGGGCTTTGGAGATCGAGCGCGAAGGTGCAGAGCCGGCCCACGGCACACCGCTGGTACACGGCCAGGCGCTTATGCAGCTGGGGCAGCCCCGCGAGGCCATTGAGGCCTTCCGGGAGGCTGTGCGGCGGGCTGAAGAACAGGACAGAAGCTACGCCTTGCACGAGCTGGCCGTTGCGTACCTCGAGGCTGGTGAGCTGGCCGAGGCCGAGGCCACCCTGCGGGAGGTGCTGCGCGACCCCGAGTACGGCCACCTAGGCGACGCCTACGGCGACCTGGCCGAGGTGCTCTACCGCCTGGGCCGCTACGATGAGGCCCATCAAGCCGCCCATGAGGCCATCCGCCAGGGAAGCCCAAGCACCGGATACCTGATCCTGGGCAACCTGGCCTACGACCTGCTACACCTGGAAGAGGCCCTCGAGCACTACACCCAGGCCTGCGAGACCGCCGCCGAGGGCAGCCGCGACTGGGTCACGGCCCAGCAAATGGTGGTGGATACCTTGGCCCAGCTAGGCTTTCGCCGCCCCAACGAGATCATCCACCGCAGCGAGGCTGTGCTGCCTTACCTACACCCCGCCGACGAGTGGCACCACACCCTGAGCAGCTACCTCGAGCGCGCTCGCAGCCTGATGGATGGTAGCCGGACACTCAACTAGCACCGATGGTTCAGACAGCCTGGCCCGGCCTGACAACGGCCGGTGCGGGGCACGCTAATATAAAGCCGATGAAAGCACTGGCCCTCATTGCACACGACGGCAAGAAAGCCGATATGGTGTCGTTTGCCAAGGATCACAAAGACCTCCTGGCACGCTTTCCGCTGGTGGCCACCGGCACCACCGGGCGAATGCTGGAGGAAAAAGCTGGCCTGGCCGTAACCCGCCTGCTTTCGGGGCCTTTGGGCGGCGATCAGCAGATCGGGGCTATGGTGGCGGAGGACAAGGTGCTGGCGGTGGTTTTCCTGCGCGACCCCTTGCAGGCCCAGCCGCACGAACCCGATGTGCAAGCCCTGATGCGGGTATGCGACGTGCATAACGTACCCCTCGCCACCAACCTTACCGCTGCTGAAGCCGTGCTAGCCTGGCTGCAGAGCGAGCTGTCCGCCAACGAGCGGCAGGAAAACCACTAGGCCCGGGCCGCAGATAGTGTCAAAAGACCGAATGTTAGAAAAGTTGAGTGCTATATTAGCAAGTAGGTATGACACCGGTTGAGTGGATTCAACAAATGGTCGAAGCCAACCGCGAAGCCCTGCGGCAGATGCCCTTTCCGCCCGGCATGGCCGAGTACGTAGAGGAGCTGGTGCGCACAGGTCAGACGGAACAGATCATAGCCATCATAAAGATGGGCTTCTTAATCGGCGTCCAGCAAGGCGCCCGAAGCGAACCGATACCAACCGCACCTCCTGTGCGCATCCAGGCCTAGGCCCGGGTTATCGACGGCCGGGAGGGGCTCCTGGTGGTAGACGCGCTTTCTTAACCCAAGGGGTCGGCATTCCTGACCAATGGCGACTATGCTATTGGTTAGGACGGTTGCTATGCCGCAGCGCTATATTCCACCCCCTACCCCGCAGTACGCCCTCGAGTCCGGCCCCATTCTCCTTAAGGACGGCCGAACCGCCACCCTGCGCCCGGCCCAGCCCGAGGATCGGGCCCTGTTTGTGGAGTTTCTCCAACGCCTATCCCCGCAAGCCCGCACCTTCCGGTTTTTCTCCGAGGTCGACCCCGAAACCGCCGCCGATCTGCTTTTGCGCAAGCCCCCCGATGAGGACAAGGTGACCCTGGTGGTGCTCACCGGCGACCCCGAACGCATCATTGCCACCGGTGAGTACGTGCAGGAGGGGCCCGGCTCCACCTCGGCTGAGGTGGCTTTTTTGGTAGACGACTGGTACCAGGGACGGGGCCTGGGCTCGCTGCTGCTCGAGCGGCTGGCCCTGATCGGGGTGCAACGCGGCATCCGGCGGTTCCATGCCTTCACCCTGGCCGAAAACAAGCAGATGCTGGATGTGTTTAAGGCCAGCGGTTTCCAGGTCGAGTCGCACACCGAGTCCGGCGAGGTGGAGGTCAGTTTCGATATCGAGCCCAACCCCGAGATGGTGGCCCGGTTTGAGTTGCGCGAGCGCGTGGCCACGGTGGCCTCGCTGCTGCCGGTTTTGCGCCCCAAGGGCGTGGCCGTGGTAGGTGCTTCCAGAGATCCTAGCAGCGTTGGCTACCAAATTCTGGAACACCTGGTGCTCAACCGGTTCCAGGGCCCGGTCTATCCGGTCAACACCGCCGCCACCCCCGCCGCGGGCGAGGTGCCGGTGGTGGGCTCGATGCTGGCCTACACCTCGGTCAAGGCCGTGCCGGGGCCAATTGACCTGGCGATCATCACCACCCCCCGCGACAAGGTGCTGGAGGCTGCCGAGGCCTGTGGCCAGCGGGGGGTCAGGGCCCTGATGGTGATCACCACCGACATGGAAGAGCGGCAGATCAAAGCCCTGGCCCAAACCTGCCGCCACTACGGCATGCGGCTGTTGGGGCCGGGTTCACTGGCTCTAATGAGCACCAGCTCCGAGGTGCAGCTCTGTGCTGGCCTGGCCCCGCGGCTCCCCTTGCAGGGGCGGATCGCCATGTCCAGCCAGAGCGGGGCTGTGGGGCTGGCGGTGCTGGAGTACGCTCGCG containing:
- a CDS encoding tetratricopeptide repeat protein — protein: MQVVLEALHQGDYDTAFETLIRTLALAQGQEAAEAALLLAEAYSLYGEGGIEGANRALEEGLSSVPSLEAHPRYRSILGEMRALEGASEDEVRQILPRTTDPRALYHQAQALMYLGLPEEALEILNRPLELPAFLAWRAHTLRGKALERLGQPAEAAAAYKEASRLAVGMEHYWNLIDASAMFVEAGMGLEALQALQEAELEAPELEDPEEAATRYYLIARSHLLLGNPNLALEAIQRALEIEREGAEPAHGTPLVHGQALMQLGQPREAIEAFREAVRRAEEQDRSYALHELAVAYLEAGELAEAEATLREVLRDPEYGHLGDAYGDLAEVLYRLGRYDEAHQAAHEAIRQGSPSTGYLILGNLAYDLLHLEEALEHYTQACETAAEGSRDWVTAQQMVVDTLAQLGFRRPNEIIHRSEAVLPYLHPADEWHHTLSSYLERARSLMDGSRTLN
- the mgsA gene encoding methylglyoxal synthase; translated protein: MKALALIAHDGKKADMVSFAKDHKDLLARFPLVATGTTGRMLEEKAGLAVTRLLSGPLGGDQQIGAMVAEDKVLAVVFLRDPLQAQPHEPDVQALMRVCDVHNVPLATNLTAAEAVLAWLQSELSANERQENH